CTCGCAGAGGTTCAACTCGTCGGCAAGCTGACGCTGAACCGCAACCCGACGAACTTCTTCGCCGAGACCGAGCAGGTGGCCTTCCACATCGGCAATCTGGTGCCCGGCATCGAACCGACGAATGACCCACTGCTGCAGGCCAGGCTGTTCTCGTATCTCGACACACAGTTGACTCGTCTGGGCGGACCGAACTTCACCCAACTGCCCATCAACCGTCCGCACTGCCCTGTCAACGACATGCTGCGGGACGGTATGCACCAGACCGGCGTTCACACCGGGGTGGCGCCGTATCGTCGCAACAGCCTCGATGACGGTCTTCCGGAGGTCGCCACGGCCGCCGAGGGGGGCTACGTCCCCACACCACGTGCGGTCGAAGGTCCCGTCGTCCGCGCGCAACCGCAGTCCTTCGACGACCACTTCAGCCAAGCCGCGATGTTCTATCACAGCCTGACCCAGGTCGAGCAGGTGCACCTGGTCGAGGCGTTCACGTTCGAGTTGGGCAAGTGCTACGAGCAGTCGGTCAAGGAACGTGAACTGCAGGTGCTCGCGAATGTCGACGCCGACCTGTGCGCCCAGGTGGCCGCGGGCCTGGGGCTTCCCGCCCCGAAGGGCACCCCTCCCGCGGACGTGACGCCATCGCCCGCACTCTCCCAGGTGGTCACGGTTCCGGGCCCGATCACCGGGCGCCAGGTGGGCATCATCGCCGACTCGGAATCGGATCTGGCCGGGATATCGCAGCTGGTCAAGGTCCTGATCAAGGCCGGGGCCGTCCCGTTGGTGACCGCCCCCACCGGCGGCATCCTGAAGAAGGGCCGTCGCAGCCTCGTAGTCGAACGCACGCTGCTGACGGCACGGTCCATCGAGTTCGACGCCGTGATCGTCGCGGGTGGCCTCGAAACGCCCCCCGACATCAAGCTCGTCCTGCTGCTGCAGGAGGCCTACCGCCATTGCAAACCGGTCGGTGCCTGGGGTTCGGGAACCAATGCCCTTGCGGCGGCCGGTATTTCCGAGCAGGACCCCGGCGTGCTGGTGTCCGCCGAGGCAGACCGCGCTTTCGCCGACGCGTTGACCGCAGCGCTGGGCATGCACCGCGTGTGGGAGCGGGCGGAGCAGATCATGTCCTCGGCCGCGCCCCCGGTGCGCAGCGCACCCGTGGTCAAGCGCCGCAAGCGGTGACCACGGGCGTGGGTTTGACCACCCTCAGCATGGGCACCCGAAGGGCATGAAAGCCTCCGAAGTTGCTGCACTGCCCTTCCGTGCCGGCGCCGCGATTCGGCACGCCAGGTTGTTCCACCCCGACGGTGTGCTGTGCGGGGGAACACTCCGCCGCAGCGCGGCCTCGGGCGTGGGCCTGCCGCTCGCCGACAGCGATGTGGTGGGGCGTCTTTCGAAAGGGGTGGGCACACCCGACGGACTTCCCGACTTCGCGGGCCTGGCGTGGCGCGCCCACGCACAGGGCAGCGCCCAGCCGTGGGATGTGTTGATGGTCTCGGCCACCGCGCGCCTGCTGCTGCACCCGACAGGGTCGTGGTCTTCGCCGACGTTCTCCACGCTCATGCCCTACGGATACCGTGGCGGGGTGTTCTGGCTGCGCGCCGGCTTGACGGCGCCAGGGGATCTCGCTGGCCTCGACGTCGATGCACTGCGACGCCACATTGCCGCTGACGCGATCGTGTTCCAGATCGAGCAGGCACAGGGCCGCAACAGCTTCGAACCGCTGGCCACACTGGAGTTCGGGCGTGAACTCGACAGTTCATGGCCGCCTGAGGATGTGTCGTTCGACCCGACCCTCAACACCGCCCCAGAGGTCACCCTGTTGCCCCACTGGTTGGCTGCGGTGCGGCGTCGCGCCTACCGCAGCAGCCGACAGGGCCGCGACGCCGAGTAGCAGGCGTTTTCCGGTCCGCCGATCTGGGTATGTGCAGCACATGCTCACTGTGGTTGCTCCGCGCCTGCCCGAGGCCGTCGGTCCTGTGTCCAGTCAGGTCGTCGAGGCCCTGCACACCGGCCGTGCTGACGCGCTGACGGGCACGTCTGCGTCTGCCTTGGCGGACGAGACCGACCCTTACGGCTTGGACCTGCACTTGGCGCTGTACACCTGCTACGAACTGCACTATCGCGGCTTCGCCGACGTCGATCCCGGGTGGGAATGGGACCCCGCCCTGCTGGGCCTGCGGGCTGGCCTGGAACGGACCTTCCTCGACGCGGTGCGCACCGAAGTCGGGGAGATCGAGGACGATGCGACCGCGGCCGACGAGATGGCGGCCCTGGCGGTCGAACCCGCCGAGGGCAGGGGGTTGTCGTACCACCTGCGCGACAACGGATCCTGGGATCAGATGCGGGAGTATTTCGTCCACGGCTCGCTGTACCACCTCAAAGAGGGCGACCCGCACGCATGGGCGATCCCCCGACTGACGGGTCAGGCCAAAGCGTCCTTCGTCGCCGTTGAATTCGACGAGTTCGGTGGCGGCCACGGAGCTCGCCTGCATCAGCAGTTGTTCGCCGATCTGTTGGATGCCGCAGGGTTGGACTCCTCCTACCTCGGCTATCTCAACGACGTGCCGGCCGAAACGCTGACGGTGGTCAACCTGATGTCGCTGTTCGGCCTTCACCGACGTTGGCGGGCCGCAGCCGTCGGGCATTTCGCCGCCACCGAGATCACCTCTCCGCCCGGCTCGCGCCGGTTGGTCGAAGCCATGGAACGCCTCGGCGCACCTGAGGTCTGCGCGGCGTTTTATCGCGAGCATGTGGAGGCCGATGCGGTGCATGAGCAGGTGGTCCGCACTGATGTCGTCGGTGACCTGGTCGCACGTGATCCCAGCCTCGACCATGACGTGGTGTTCGGCATCCGCGCCCGTGACGTGGTGGAGGGCCGCCTGGCGGCCCACATGATGGCGCGATGGAACGAAGGTGCGACCTCGCTGCGACGCGACGTCGGATGACCGCTGCGACGGGATGTCACCGAACGTCGACTACGACACGACATCCGGCTTCGTCTTGACGTGGGCTTTACGAAACGACGTCGGCTGACTGCTCGACGGATTGCGCCGCCTGCTTTTCAGATCGGGCGGCCGCGCCTCGCGCGCGACGCCGGTGGCTGGTGTCGCACAGCGGATAGTTCTTGCTCCGGTGGCATGCGCAGATCGCCACCATGAAGCGGTCGGATCGCACGGTCGTCCCGTCGGCCATTTCGATGCAGACCGGACCTTCGACCATCATGGGCCCCCCAGGCACCAGTCGGACCAAACGGGGCTCGGGCGCTGTCACAGTTTGTCCGCGCGAATCACGATGAGTTCCTCGACCCGCCGACCGAGTTCCAGCAGACGAGTCCGTTCGAGCCACGCGGCCCGGGCGTTCAGGACGGGACCGAATGGAATCATCTGCCGAGCAACGACATCGGCGCTCAGCCCGGTGCCGCGAAGGAGGTTCAAGGATCGGTCGACCCCCGAGAACTCCGAGTGCACGAGGAAGAAGGTGCCATTGGGCGCCAACAAGTCCGCGACCGACAGACACAGCGGATCCAGGATCGCGCGGCCGTCGTATCCACCGTTATAGGACTGCGGTGGGCCTGCGAGCGTCGGAATGCGCTCCCGCTCGTCCTCGAAGTCGGGGACGTACGGCGGATTACTGAGCACCACGTCGAACGGCGCGAATTCAGCAGCGCGAGTCCACGGTCCGAGGTGAACGTTCATATCCACGCCCGCCACCGCGGCGTTGGTCTTCGCCTCGTGCACTGCGCGGGGGCAGATCTCGAAGGCTCGGACGTCGGCAGCCCCCTCAGCCGCCGCGGCGATTCCCACGACGCCGCTGCCAGCACACAGGTCGGCCACGCGTTGGCCGACGATCCTGCCACTGCTCACGGCGGTGTCGATCAGCAGTTGTGAATCCTCCTGTGGGGGATACACGTCCTCTGGCACCGAGGCCGGCCAGATGCCACGTCGCGCAGTCGTCACAGGTTGCCCCTCTGTCGGTCGAGCGTAGTTCAGTTCTCACATGCCCCGATCCAGCGCTGGCCAAACGTTTCTCGGCAATGACTGGGAAACTCCGACGCAACATGCACCGCCCCGGGACCGTGTGGCCCCGGGGCGGTGTGCACGTCTGCAGGCGGGTCGGCTGTACTCAGCTGATTCCGACTCAGCTGATCCCAACGACCTCCTGCGCGATGGCCGCCAGTCGGGTCTGAGCCGCGGAGACCACGCGGGCGCGATTCTTATGCGCCTCTTCGTAGGCGATGATCACGCGGATGTCGGCCGGATCGGTGAGATCCTTGACGGCCGTCGCGGCATCGTTGACGTTGAGGTCGTCGTAGTCGGCGATGGGAAGCTCGTCGGCGTCGAGGACACCGGCGGCACTGCGGGTCGCGTGGAT
The DNA window shown above is from Mycolicibacterium confluentis and carries:
- a CDS encoding catalase, translated to MAATPKSANDIAPVPGTDLQGAVGPGSSGYLTTAQGLRIPDTDHSLKAGERGPTLLEDFHLREKITHFDHERIPERVVHARGAAAHGVFESYGTASRYTRAAFLGAKGTKTDVFCRFSTVLGSRGSADTVRDTRGFAVKFYTDEGNFDLVGNNMPVFFIQDGIKFPDIIHAGKPHPDREIPQAQSAHDTFWDFVSLHPEATHHVFWNMSDRGIPRSFRTMEGFGVHTFRLANAKGQTVLVKFHWKPVAGVHSLVWEEAQIAAGCDPDFHRRDMADAIDAGAFLEYELGIQVMPDDATHTFEGIDLLDPTKIVPEELAEVQLVGKLTLNRNPTNFFAETEQVAFHIGNLVPGIEPTNDPLLQARLFSYLDTQLTRLGGPNFTQLPINRPHCPVNDMLRDGMHQTGVHTGVAPYRRNSLDDGLPEVATAAEGGYVPTPRAVEGPVVRAQPQSFDDHFSQAAMFYHSLTQVEQVHLVEAFTFELGKCYEQSVKERELQVLANVDADLCAQVAAGLGLPAPKGTPPADVTPSPALSQVVTVPGPITGRQVGIIADSESDLAGISQLVKVLIKAGAVPLVTAPTGGILKKGRRSLVVERTLLTARSIEFDAVIVAGGLETPPDIKLVLLLQEAYRHCKPVGAWGSGTNALAAAGISEQDPGVLVSAEADRAFADALTAALGMHRVWERAEQIMSSAAPPVRSAPVVKRRKR
- a CDS encoding phosphodiesterase, yielding MKASEVAALPFRAGAAIRHARLFHPDGVLCGGTLRRSAASGVGLPLADSDVVGRLSKGVGTPDGLPDFAGLAWRAHAQGSAQPWDVLMVSATARLLLHPTGSWSSPTFSTLMPYGYRGGVFWLRAGLTAPGDLAGLDVDALRRHIAADAIVFQIEQAQGRNSFEPLATLEFGRELDSSWPPEDVSFDPTLNTAPEVTLLPHWLAAVRRRAYRSSRQGRDAE
- a CDS encoding iron-containing redox enzyme family protein, coding for MLTVVAPRLPEAVGPVSSQVVEALHTGRADALTGTSASALADETDPYGLDLHLALYTCYELHYRGFADVDPGWEWDPALLGLRAGLERTFLDAVRTEVGEIEDDATAADEMAALAVEPAEGRGLSYHLRDNGSWDQMREYFVHGSLYHLKEGDPHAWAIPRLTGQAKASFVAVEFDEFGGGHGARLHQQLFADLLDAAGLDSSYLGYLNDVPAETLTVVNLMSLFGLHRRWRAAAVGHFAATEITSPPGSRRLVEAMERLGAPEVCAAFYREHVEADAVHEQVVRTDVVGDLVARDPSLDHDVVFGIRARDVVEGRLAAHMMARWNEGATSLRRDVG
- a CDS encoding CDGSH iron-sulfur domain-containing protein; this translates as MMVEGPVCIEMADGTTVRSDRFMVAICACHRSKNYPLCDTSHRRRARGAAARSEKQAAQSVEQSADVVS
- a CDS encoding HemK2/MTQ2 family protein methyltransferase yields the protein MTTARRGIWPASVPEDVYPPQEDSQLLIDTAVSSGRIVGQRVADLCAGSGVVGIAAAAEGAADVRAFEICPRAVHEAKTNAAVAGVDMNVHLGPWTRAAEFAPFDVVLSNPPYVPDFEDERERIPTLAGPPQSYNGGYDGRAILDPLCLSVADLLAPNGTFFLVHSEFSGVDRSLNLLRGTGLSADVVARQMIPFGPVLNARAAWLERTRLLELGRRVEELIVIRADKL